The following is a genomic window from Cervus canadensis isolate Bull #8, Minnesota chromosome 25, ASM1932006v1, whole genome shotgun sequence.
ctcaataaactaaaaatagagctagcatatgacccagcaatcccacttaaGGGCATAtagccaaaagaaacaaaatcactaCCTCTAAGAGATacctgcactcccatgttcatagcaggatTATTAACAGTAGCCAAAGCACCtaagcatccatcaacagatgagcagattaaaaaaatgtggtccatatataatttattttatgaatattaaattctcagaaaagaaggatattctgccatttgcagtaacatagaTGAatttggaggatattatgctaggtgaaataagctagacaaagacaaatactatatggaCTACTTACACAAATACTTCTAAGGAACCTAAATAAAAAGTCCAACTCACAGAAACAGATTGTTGATTGCCGGTGGAAGGTAGAAGTGCTAGGCATAAGTTGATAAGAGATTTAATTGTAAGATGAATATGGTCTGAGTAGTTAATGTATAATATAGTGACTATAATTGATAATACTGTAgtatataattgaaattttaagAGAATAGAGCTTACACGtcctcacaaaagaaaaaaaaagtattaatatgTGAAATAGAGGGTGTGCTAATAAATTGCATTGGGGGAATCCTTTCACAAAACATACGTGTATCAAACCATTACCTTGTACACTTTAGAAAGTGAaactgagtcgtgtctgattctttgcgaccctatggactatatagtccatggaattctccaggcagaatactggagtgagtatccgttcccttctccaggggatcttcccaacccagggatcaaacccaggtctccgacattgcaggcagattctttaccagctgagctacaagggaagcccaagaatactggagagggtagcctatcccttctccaggggatcttcccaacccaggaatagaatcggggtctcctgtgttgcaggctgattctttaccaactgagctatcaggaaatcCCTTTAAATACCTTACAATTTTGTTTGtcaattgtacctcaataaaCCTGGGTGAGAGAAGAAAGTGGTCTGATGCAAAATGAACAAGACATTCCCCATCTTTAATGTCCAGATGCAATGTCAAgcaatttttaataaagattcaATGTAAGTGAGAATGGCCTCATATTACAAGACTGCATGCTACATATGTGAGGGCGTAGGGGGGTTTTTGTCAATACAGACCTGAGAAGATGCGTACCGATACTGAGTGAGGGGGAAGGTAAGTGATGAGATACACAGATGGACAAAGAGGTCCCTGAGCTCAGGTGTCTGTGGTCTTACAAGGAAGATAGGCTCCACCCTTTATAACAGGCCCTATGGAAGGATACCCGGCAGgcgctcagtcactaagtcatgtccgactctttgcaaccccatgacttcagcctgccaggctccccagtccatgggactttccaggcaagaatactggagtgggttgccatttcctcctccagggggtcttcctgacccagggatcaaaccgacatctcctgtgtctcctgaactggctgggggattctttaccatgagccatcCGGGAAGCACCATACCAGGCACAGACTATAAATTATGGGAGACAGGAGGAAGCAGTGAATTCAGCCTAGGGCTTACAGGGAAGGCTTCATATAAGAGGTCTTaaggggacttccccagtggtccagtggttaggactctgagatTCCACTGTGgtggacatgggttccatccttgatcCAGGAACTAGAATCCCACATACACATTCTGCACAGTgtggacaaaaataaataaagcttttttaaaaaaagaagtcttaaACTAGATCTTAAAGGATGAATAGGTGTTTGCCAATTCTAAAGAGGCCTGGGAGAACagcagaggatttttttttttttttgcttatttgtttatctatttaatatattaatatagtaaTAATTGCTTTTTGAATATCACCACGTGGCAGTCACTGCTAAAATTTTTACAAGCATTATGTCATTTCATCGTCACAAATATCCtgttactattcccattttacagaagattaCTTAATGAGTTTCTTGCAAGGACAGGCTATAATGAACTATTTCACCAAAACTCAGCCTCTGTTCACCGATGCCAAATGGAGACATGGAgatagagttttgggtgaagtagaaaaaaagtagcttttattgctttgccagtaGGCTAGTGCCCTCAAGACTGTGTGACTCACCCTGGAGAGGGTAGTGAGGAGTagggtgtgatcagctcatggacagtTCTGGGATTGGCCAGCATCAAGTTGAAGTTCTAAGTATCATCAATCTTCTAATTTCAACCAGTCTAGGGTCTATGTGCTAGCAGTTTTCACCTGGAGGGAGTCTGCTTCCTGTAAAAATAACTTAGGAAAGTGTGTCAGGCTTTTATCtatatctttcagggaactgTGAGTTTGGAAATTCAGCTATGTGGCAGAATTACggtctaaattgttaccagtttccCAGACCAATAGCTACTCTTTatttctacatcttcacatttcccaatCATTAACTCTTGAGTCAGCATTTTACTTCGGAAGACAAGGACATGGGGACTTGTACACAGTTTCACTATTATGTCATCTTCATTAAACTGAGAACTGTGTTTCCCAGAATGCCCTCACCTGTATGGTCCCCCTTCGTATAGAGTCAGACAGAAGAACTAGCAAGAGGTCTGAAAATAGAAAGTGATGCAGCATTACTCTGAAAGTTGTTTTGTAGCCAGATGAggtgatggacagaggaagctgtgATCAGTGGATCAGAACACATCTTAGTTCTTCTGATCTTAGCAGAGGATTCTGTATAGACTTTCTCAGAtgaaataaaagggagaaaagagggagggaagaagggagtgaGAGAGGACAGTCACTGGCATCCAATAATTCTTTCAGGATTCTAAAAAAGGTGACATTTTTGACTAGGGAAGGGCCTCTAGAAGCTTCTGCTCTGCTTCCCTCAATCCAGTGGGAGGCATATCTGATGCTTCTATCTGCCCAAGATTGCTAATGTCTGATGTCTCTATCTGCCCTGGATTGCTAATGTCTGATGTTTCTATCTGCCCAGGCTTGCATGTTTCTGGAAAGGACCTGAAATCCACAATGGCCAATCAGACCTTGGTGACTGAGTTCTTCCTCCAAGGCCTGACAGACACCAAAGAGCTTCAGGTGGCAGTTTTCCTGCTCCTGCTGCTTGCCTACCTTGTGACTGTCTCTGGAAACCTGGCCATCATCAGCCTGACCTTGTTAGACCCCCGCCTGCAGACCCCTATGTACTTCTTCCTCCGGAATCTGTCCTGCTTGGAAATTTGGTTCCAGACTGTCATCGTGCCCAAGATGCTGCTCAACATTGCCATGGGAACTAAGACCATTAGCTTTGCTGGCTGCATTGCCCAGGACTTTTTCCACATCTTCCTGGGGGCCACGGAGTTCTTCCTCCTCACAgccatggcctatgaccggtACATCGCCATCTGCCGGCCCCTCCGCTACCCCATCCTCATGAGCAGCAGAGTCTGCACGCGGCTCATCCTCACCTGCTGGCTGGTAGGCTTCTCCCTCATCCTCATTCCCCTCGTCTTCACCAGTCAGCTTCCATTCTGTGACACCCACATcaaccacttcttctgtgactATACACCTCTGATGGAGGTGGTCTGCAATGGGCCAAAGGTACTGGAGATGGTGGATTTTACCCTGGCTTTGGTGGCACTGCTCAGCACGCTGGTGCTGATCTCCATGTCCTATGTCCAGATTATCCGGACAATTATCCGGATCCCCTCTGTCCAGGAGAGGAAGAAGGCTTTCTCCACCTGTTCCTCCCACATCATCGTGGTCGCCATGTGCTACGGCACCTGCTTCTTCATGTATGTAAAGCCTTCTCCAGGCAAAGGGGTTGATCTCAACAAAGGA
Proteins encoded in this region:
- the LOC122427797 gene encoding olfactory receptor 2AP1-like, whose translation is MANQTLVTEFFLQGLTDTKELQVAVFLLLLLAYLVTVSGNLAIISLTLLDPRLQTPMYFFLRNLSCLEIWFQTVIVPKMLLNIAMGTKTISFAGCIAQDFFHIFLGATEFFLLTAMAYDRYIAICRPLRYPILMSSRVCTRLILTCWLVGFSLILIPLVFTSQLPFCDTHINHFFCDYTPLMEVVCNGPKVLEMVDFTLALVALLSTLVLISMSYVQIIRTIIRIPSVQERKKAFSTCSSHIIVVAMCYGTCFFMYVKPSPGKGVDLNKGVSLINTVIAPLLNPFIYTLRNQQVKQVVKDLVRKMTGLQNK